The Planctomycetia bacterium region CGTTGGCTATTACCGTTATTTCGAGACTTGCTAACTGTGGCAGGGTTATGCTTGTACTCATGCATGACCCTGCGAGAATGCGGTGTGCTGCACTGTTTGCAGGGTTAATCGGTTAGCAAGGCAAGGAGTTCACGGGATGGCCCAGGCATTGAATTCGTCAACTTCCGAGAAGAGTGCTTTTCAATTGGGTTGGCAGGGAATCGGCATCATCCTGTTGTATGGTGTCACACTTCTCATCGGCTATCATCTCAGTCAGCGCACTCTTACGATGCATGAAGTCATCTTCGCACAACCAGCCAAGGAAATGCTGGCGAGTGGCGATTTTCTGGTGCCCCGCGTTGGTGGTGTCGTGTTTGGCGACAAACCTCTTTTGACCATGTGGCTGATGGCGGCATCGATCGAACTCACTGGCAGTCTGGATGAATGGGTGGTTCGCTTGCCCAGCAGCCTGGCTGCATTACTGACTGCTGTAGTCATTGGCATGACAGCGGCTCGCTGGTTTGGTAAACGCGTTGGCATTCTCGCTGGTCTTGCTCAGTTGACGAGTTACTACGTGCTGCAGATGGCAACACTCGCAGAGTCAGACATGCTGCTAATTTGCTCGGTGACACTTGCCATTTGCTTTTTCGCCTGGGTGCAGATTCCCAGCCCCATCGGGCAAGTGCAGGGGAGATGGACACCCTGGGTGTTCGGGTTTCTGGTCGGTCTGACATTCATGATCAAAGGCCCGATTGGAGTTGTCTTCATTGGACTGACGGTTGGCTCGTGGATGGTGCTGAACCGCCAATGGTCGCTGTTACGATTCTTCTTTCATCCGGGCGGCTTGCTGGTGTTTCTGCTGATGGCTTTGCCCTATCCACTTTTATCAGGTTTGCGATATCCACCCATTCTGGATGAGTGGTTGCTGCACAACTGGGGGCGATTTAAGGGCGACTTGACGCAGGTGGAGAACAGGGAACCACTCTGGTTTTACTTTCTGAATCTGCCGATGGTCTTGCTGCCCTGGACACCGTGTCTGATTATCGCATTGATGGATCGCAAAGTGTGGAAGCATCCGATGGTCTGGCTCGCACTGTGCTGGTTCCTTCCTGGAGTTTTGTTTCTCAGTTGTTCTGCCTGGAAATGGAAGCATTACATGTCGCCATTGCTTCCTGGGCTGACCATCATAGCTGCAGTGGGTCTGGAAAGATGGCTCTATGTCACCAGCCAGGTTTTGCAGCGCTACTGGCGACCTCTCATGCTGGGAACGCTGCTGCTTGGCATTGCAGGCGTGGCAGTAATTTACAAAACTAATCCCCTCGGAGAGTTACCGATTGCTATTCTGGTGAGTGTGGCCTCGATCAGTGCCATGGTCGTGATGGAACTGAATTACAGAAAGTTGCATCGCTGGTCAGTTCCTGCGCTATTCACCATGATCTGGATGATGATTGCCGGTGTGTTCATCTGGGTACTGCCTGTGCATGATCATTGTCGGGTGCAGGTGGAATTTGCGGATAGAATCAACCAGAGACAGGAACTCGATAAGCCGTTGCACCTGGTAAATTTGAGCTATCACCAGATCATTTACTATCTGAAGAAACCCATTGTACGTCTCGATAAGATCAAGCAGTTTCAATCGCTTGCTGAGCATATCGACGATGATAAATATGTGCTGATTAAGCAGAAGGACATCAGTGAGATTCAGTCACTGGGCATGGTGCAACCCCTCGATAGCTGCCCTAATACACGCAGAAAAACAGGGCCAGGCGACAACCTGGTGCTGGTACGGCTCCAGACAGTATTACCAGCTCAATTCAATGTTAATCCATAGTATCAGGTCAGTTCCTGGAGTCGAGCCAGACCTGCCTCAGCCACCTGTCTGCCGGTGATGAATCGCCCTTCGTTGATCCACGAGCGTACCAGTTGCTTGGAGATGTTGCCCAGCAGCTTGACTTCAAGATCGAGCAGTTCTTCTTCGAGCTGTTCGAAATGAGTTGCCCAATGTCTTGCTTCAATGCTGTCCACCCGTTTATCACTTTCCCAGCGCATCCGATGAAACAGCAGCGTGGAATAGGGAGTCACCCAGCGCTTTTGGGAGGCAGCGAAAATCAGTACTGTTGCTGATGAACATTCTCCCAGCACATAACAGGTTACCTTGAGTTTGCGCAGTCGTATCAGTGAAAGGATAGCCATAGCACCATAAACGGAACCACCTGCTGAGTCGATATGGAAGATGCACTCACTGCCTGGCTTGAGTTGGATCAACTCCTTGGTGAGTTCCGCTTCCCAGTCGTCAACGTCACCAATGAGGGCGAATTCCGGGATAGTCTTCTTGCGAGATGTGGGCATAATGTCAATCTGCTGGTGTAGAAGAGCACTCTAGCGAACAGTCAGTCCTTATACAATCAAAAAGACACCATCATCAACAGA contains the following coding sequences:
- a CDS encoding glycosyltransferase family 39 protein; translated protein: MAQALNSSTSEKSAFQLGWQGIGIILLYGVTLLIGYHLSQRTLTMHEVIFAQPAKEMLASGDFLVPRVGGVVFGDKPLLTMWLMAASIELTGSLDEWVVRLPSSLAALLTAVVIGMTAARWFGKRVGILAGLAQLTSYYVLQMATLAESDMLLICSVTLAICFFAWVQIPSPIGQVQGRWTPWVFGFLVGLTFMIKGPIGVVFIGLTVGSWMVLNRQWSLLRFFFHPGGLLVFLLMALPYPLLSGLRYPPILDEWLLHNWGRFKGDLTQVENREPLWFYFLNLPMVLLPWTPCLIIALMDRKVWKHPMVWLALCWFLPGVLFLSCSAWKWKHYMSPLLPGLTIIAAVGLERWLYVTSQVLQRYWRPLMLGTLLLGIAGVAVIYKTNPLGELPIAILVSVASISAMVVMELNYRKLHRWSVPALFTMIWMMIAGVFIWVLPVHDHCRVQVEFADRINQRQELDKPLHLVNLSYHQIIYYLKKPIVRLDKIKQFQSLAEHIDDDKYVLIKQKDISEIQSLGMVQPLDSCPNTRRKTGPGDNLVLVRLQTVLPAQFNVNP
- a CDS encoding ATP-dependent Clp protease proteolytic subunit codes for the protein MPTSRKKTIPEFALIGDVDDWEAELTKELIQLKPGSECIFHIDSAGGSVYGAMAILSLIRLRKLKVTCYVLGECSSATVLIFAASQKRWVTPYSTLLFHRMRWESDKRVDSIEARHWATHFEQLEEELLDLEVKLLGNISKQLVRSWINEGRFITGRQVAEAGLARLQELT